One stretch of Betaproteobacteria bacterium DNA includes these proteins:
- a CDS encoding 16S rRNA pseudouridine(516) synthase: MELEQILFSQGFGTRRQCRMLIAQGAVGIGGTVREDPAAAFDVDAAPFEFEVNGERWVFHTRAYVMLHKPAGYECSQKPKSHPSVYRLLPAPLRERGKGGVQAVGRLDQDATGLLLFSDNGQFIHRMASLKHHVPKVYEVTASESVSPLQMERLLAGVVLEDDPEPVKALACAATGPCQISLTLASGKYHQVKRMLAAVGNHVEQLHRSRIGGLALPPDLKAGEWRWLSGEQLAAVAGSASRR; encoded by the coding sequence ATGGAGCTGGAGCAGATTTTATTCAGCCAGGGCTTCGGCACGCGCCGGCAGTGCCGGATGCTGATCGCGCAAGGCGCGGTCGGCATTGGCGGCACGGTGCGCGAGGATCCAGCCGCCGCCTTCGATGTGGACGCGGCGCCGTTCGAATTCGAGGTCAACGGTGAGCGCTGGGTATTTCACACCCGCGCCTATGTCATGTTGCACAAGCCGGCCGGTTACGAATGCTCGCAAAAACCGAAATCCCATCCCAGCGTCTACCGCTTGCTGCCAGCACCGCTGCGCGAGCGCGGTAAGGGTGGCGTGCAGGCCGTGGGACGCCTCGACCAGGACGCGACCGGATTGCTGTTGTTCTCCGATAACGGCCAGTTCATTCACCGCATGGCATCGCTTAAACATCATGTGCCGAAGGTCTACGAAGTAACGGCTTCTGAATCGGTATCACCGTTGCAAATGGAACGGTTGCTGGCCGGTGTCGTGTTGGAGGACGATCCCGAGCCCGTGAAGGCCTTGGCCTGCGCTGCCACGGGGCCGTGCCAGATCAGCCTTACGCTGGCTTCCGGCAAGTACCACCAAGTGAAGCGCATGCTGGCGGCGGTGGGCAATCACGTGGAGCAACTGCATCGCAGCCGAATCGGCGGTCTGGCGCTTCCGCCGGATCTCAAGGCGGGCGAGTGGCGCTGGCTAAGCGGTGAGCAATTGGCTGCCGTGGCGGGGAGCGCTTCCAGGCGATGA
- a CDS encoding SAM-dependent methyltransferase has product MTPKARHDVVEALDLRPGQSLELLKELHILTREGRINQDSRRKLKQVNHLVQFIEPLLRELMMQPRDIRLADHGAGKSYLGFILHDLIFREAPGKHRIFGIETREDLVEKSRALANRLGFSGMSFLKLSVAESVASEQLPGEVDVVTALHACDTATDDAIAFALSKQAKHIVLVPCCQAEVASVLRRNKAGQLARSALGEIWRHPLHTREFGSQVTNVLRCLQLEAHGYSVTVTELVGWEHSMKNELIIASRKNETDARAAQRLQEILQTLGLEKLRPRFC; this is encoded by the coding sequence ATGACGCCTAAAGCCCGGCACGACGTTGTGGAAGCGCTTGATCTGCGCCCAGGACAATCCCTGGAGTTGCTCAAAGAGTTGCACATCCTCACGCGCGAGGGCCGCATCAACCAGGACAGCCGCCGCAAGTTGAAGCAGGTGAATCATCTGGTTCAGTTCATCGAGCCACTGCTGCGCGAACTCATGATGCAGCCACGGGACATTCGCCTGGCCGATCACGGCGCGGGCAAGTCCTATCTCGGTTTCATCCTCCACGATCTCATCTTCAGGGAGGCGCCGGGTAAGCACCGCATTTTCGGCATCGAGACGCGCGAGGACCTGGTGGAGAAATCGCGCGCCTTGGCCAACAGGCTGGGTTTCTCTGGTATGTCTTTCCTCAAACTATCGGTCGCGGAGTCGGTTGCCTCGGAGCAATTGCCCGGGGAGGTGGATGTGGTCACCGCGCTGCACGCCTGCGATACCGCCACTGACGATGCCATCGCCTTCGCGCTTTCGAAACAGGCGAAACACATCGTGCTAGTGCCTTGCTGCCAGGCCGAGGTGGCCAGCGTATTGCGCCGTAACAAGGCCGGGCAACTGGCGAGAAGCGCGCTGGGTGAAATCTGGCGCCATCCGCTACACACGCGCGAGTTCGGCAGCCAGGTCACCAACGTGTTGCGCTGCCTGCAATTGGAAGCTCATGGTTACAGCGTGACCGTCACCGAACTGGTCGGCTGGGAGCACTCCATGAAAAACGAACTCATCATCGCAAGCCGAAAAAATGAAACAGACGCGCGTGCCGCCCAGCGCTTGCAGGAGATACTGCAAACGCTGGGACTCGAGAAATTGCGCCCGCGGTTTTGCTAG